The following coding sequences lie in one Listeria ivanovii subsp. londoniensis genomic window:
- a CDS encoding sugar phosphate isomerase/epimerase family protein → MTNANGNLKKCPITISSYTLGTEVSFPERVRIAAENGFDGIGLRAENYVDALATGLTDEDMLQILDKHRIKVTEVEYITQWGTASDRTFEQQKKEQTTFHMARLFGVKHINCGLLEKIPEDQIITALGELCDRAEELIIGLEFMPYSGVADLAAAWRVAEACGRDNAQLICDTWHWARANQTVESIKNVPADRIVSIQLCDVHETPYKELRDESLHDRLAPGEGYGDTIGFARILKEHGVSPRVMGVEVISDSMVETGLEYAAIKVYNATKKVLDEAWPEISPN, encoded by the coding sequence ATGACAAATGCAAATGGCAACTTAAAAAAATGCCCCATCACGATTAGCTCTTATACCCTAGGAACGGAGGTTTCTTTTCCTGAACGAGTAAGAATCGCAGCAGAAAATGGTTTTGACGGAATTGGTTTACGCGCCGAAAATTATGTTGATGCACTGGCAACAGGCTTGACTGATGAAGATATGTTGCAGATTTTAGATAAGCATCGTATCAAAGTTACTGAAGTAGAATACATAACGCAGTGGGGAACCGCTTCCGACCGCACTTTCGAACAACAAAAGAAAGAACAAACCACCTTCCACATGGCTCGCTTATTCGGTGTAAAACATATTAATTGTGGTTTGCTGGAAAAAATTCCCGAAGACCAAATTATTACTGCTCTTGGTGAACTTTGCGACCGTGCAGAAGAATTGATTATTGGTTTAGAATTCATGCCCTACAGCGGAGTAGCAGATTTAGCAGCAGCATGGCGTGTGGCAGAGGCTTGTGGTAGAGATAACGCCCAACTAATTTGTGACACATGGCACTGGGCAAGAGCAAACCAAACAGTAGAATCTATCAAAAATGTGCCTGCCGATCGGATTGTATCGATTCAACTTTGTGACGTCCATGAAACGCCTTATAAAGAGCTACGTGATGAGTCATTGCATGATAGACTAGCACCTGGTGAAGGATACGGAGACACGATTGGTTTTGCTCGTATTTTAAAAGAACATGGTGTAAGTCCACGTGTCATGGGAGTAGAAGTAATATCTGATTCCATGGTAGAGACTGGCTTAGAATATGCCGCAATTAAAGTTTACAATGCCACAAAAAAAGTATTAGATGAAGCATGGCCTGAAATATCACCAAATTAA
- a CDS encoding FAD-dependent oxidoreductase yields the protein MKFNSMFSPIDIGPMKVPNRFVVSPMCNNYANTDGTLTDTSLAYYKERALGGFGLITFEATVVDVRAKGGANKACLYSDHQIASFKRVIDACHEAGAKISVQLQHAGPEGNSKISGYPLKAASAIASAQGRNTPEAISREEIYELIELYGEAALRAKKAGADAVEVHCAHGYLVSSFLSGRTNKRVDEFGGCFENRMRLPRLIIESIRKRVGHSIAILCRINSTDGVDGGLSVQDSATVAAYLEDCGLDGLHVSRSVHIRDEYMWAPTVLHAGFSSDLVTQIKQAVSIPVITVGRFTEPHYAELMVREGRADLVAFGRQSLADPQTPNKAAADKLDELLPCIACLQGCVANMYAGKPITCLVNPLLGRESEAYLPKTPSKKVVVIGGGVGGLYAGWMAGSRGHEVTVYEASDIIGGQMRLAAYPPGKGDLTNMVRSYIKKCEQFDVEIKTNALVTPELIQELSPDAVIIATGATPLILPIPGIEDSGLIHAVDLLDGKEACGKKVLVVGGGMVGSETAAFLGEAGHDVTVVELRDEVGADVISEHRKFLMRDFAEYEIDSITNAKVTSFFKDGVTYSLADETEYRIDGFDSVVLAMGSRAHNLLEEAIKKIVPETYVIGDAVRARRALDATKEALDAVLQL from the coding sequence TTGAAATTTAATTCGATGTTTTCTCCAATAGATATCGGACCAATGAAAGTACCCAACCGTTTTGTTGTTTCACCAATGTGTAATAACTATGCCAATACAGACGGAACACTAACAGATACTTCACTTGCTTATTATAAAGAGCGCGCACTCGGTGGATTTGGATTAATCACTTTTGAAGCCACTGTCGTAGATGTTCGAGCAAAAGGTGGAGCTAATAAAGCATGTCTATATAGCGACCACCAAATTGCCAGTTTTAAGCGAGTAATTGATGCTTGTCATGAAGCTGGGGCAAAAATTTCGGTTCAATTACAACATGCTGGACCAGAAGGCAATTCCAAAATTTCTGGGTATCCTTTAAAAGCTGCTTCTGCCATAGCTTCTGCGCAAGGACGCAATACACCTGAAGCTATTTCTAGAGAAGAAATTTATGAATTAATTGAGCTTTACGGTGAAGCTGCTTTACGCGCAAAAAAAGCTGGGGCTGATGCAGTTGAAGTCCACTGTGCCCATGGTTATTTAGTAAGTAGTTTCTTATCCGGACGCACAAATAAACGCGTCGATGAATTTGGCGGTTGTTTTGAAAATAGAATGCGACTTCCAAGACTTATTATTGAAAGTATTCGTAAACGTGTCGGTCATTCCATCGCCATTCTTTGTCGAATTAACAGCACTGATGGTGTGGACGGTGGGCTTAGCGTGCAAGATAGTGCAACAGTTGCGGCATACTTGGAAGACTGTGGATTAGATGGTTTACATGTTTCTCGTAGTGTCCATATTCGCGATGAGTACATGTGGGCACCAACTGTTTTACATGCTGGCTTTAGTTCTGACCTTGTTACACAAATCAAACAGGCTGTTTCAATTCCGGTTATTACGGTGGGACGTTTCACAGAGCCTCATTATGCAGAGTTAATGGTGCGCGAAGGTCGAGCTGATTTGGTCGCTTTTGGACGACAATCTTTAGCAGATCCACAAACACCCAACAAAGCTGCAGCTGATAAACTAGATGAACTACTGCCTTGTATCGCATGTCTCCAAGGATGCGTCGCTAATATGTATGCTGGTAAGCCAATTACCTGTCTGGTTAATCCATTACTAGGTCGCGAATCCGAAGCTTACCTACCAAAAACACCGAGTAAAAAAGTCGTAGTTATCGGTGGTGGTGTTGGCGGACTTTACGCGGGTTGGATGGCTGGTTCAAGAGGTCATGAAGTGACGGTTTATGAAGCATCTGACATTATTGGTGGCCAAATGCGACTTGCTGCTTACCCTCCTGGAAAAGGCGATTTAACCAATATGGTTCGTAGCTATATAAAAAAATGCGAGCAATTCGATGTTGAAATTAAAACAAATGCGCTTGTAACACCAGAATTAATTCAAGAACTTTCACCAGATGCGGTTATTATCGCAACTGGAGCAACCCCACTTATTTTGCCAATTCCTGGTATTGAGGATTCTGGTTTAATTCACGCAGTCGATTTGCTTGATGGAAAAGAAGCTTGTGGCAAGAAAGTACTCGTTGTTGGCGGCGGGATGGTTGGTAGTGAAACAGCAGCTTTCTTAGGGGAAGCTGGTCATGATGTAACAGTTGTCGAACTTCGCGATGAGGTTGGTGCAGATGTTATTTCTGAACACCGCAAGTTCCTTATGCGTGACTTTGCTGAATACGAGATTGACAGTATTACCAATGCGAAAGTAACTAGTTTCTTTAAAGATGGCGTGACTTATTCGCTAGCCGATGAAACAGAATATCGAATAGATGGATTCGACTCCGTTGTACTTGCAATGGGATCAAGAGCACACAATCTGTTAGAAGAAGCTATCAAAAAAATCGTACCTGAAACTTATGTTATTGGCGATGCAGTTCGCGCACGCCGAGCATTAGATGCAACAAAAGAAGCACTTGACGCTGTATTGCAATTATAA
- a CDS encoding shikimate dehydrogenase — MENRISGSTRLLSLIGTPIDHSKSPIMYNYSFQKAGLDYAYLAFDIPVTKVADAIAAMKTFNLRGSNVTMPCKSEVLKYMDDLSPAARMIGAVNTIINENGKLTGHITDGLGFASNLRDAGVDIVGKKMTIIGAGGAATAIQVQSALDGAKEIAIFNIKDDFYQKAKQTIASIKKEVPDCIVHIYDLNDTEKLYAEIATSEILVNATLVGMHPYENATPVKDATIFTKDLIVADVVYNPKKTKLMLDAEAAGCKTVGGLGMLLWQGAEAYKLFTGEDMPVSEVRELYFS, encoded by the coding sequence GTGGAAAATAGAATATCAGGATCCACCCGTCTACTTAGTTTAATCGGAACACCTATAGACCATTCAAAATCTCCTATTATGTATAATTACAGTTTTCAAAAAGCTGGTTTGGATTATGCCTATTTAGCATTTGATATTCCTGTTACTAAGGTAGCAGATGCAATTGCTGCGATGAAAACTTTTAATCTTCGCGGTTCTAATGTCACAATGCCTTGCAAAAGTGAAGTTTTAAAATACATGGATGACCTTTCCCCTGCAGCTCGGATGATTGGCGCAGTTAACACTATTATCAATGAAAATGGGAAACTAACTGGACACATCACTGATGGACTTGGTTTTGCTAGTAATCTACGTGATGCAGGTGTGGACATTGTTGGTAAAAAGATGACTATTATTGGAGCTGGAGGCGCGGCTACTGCTATCCAAGTTCAATCGGCACTTGATGGCGCAAAGGAAATCGCCATTTTTAATATAAAAGATGATTTTTACCAAAAAGCTAAACAAACCATTGCTTCTATCAAAAAAGAGGTTCCCGACTGTATCGTTCATATTTATGACTTAAACGATACAGAAAAATTATATGCAGAGATTGCCACAAGCGAGATCTTAGTAAACGCAACACTCGTTGGCATGCATCCATATGAAAATGCGACACCTGTCAAAGATGCCACTATTTTCACTAAAGATTTAATTGTGGCCGATGTCGTTTATAACCCTAAAAAAACAAAGTTAATGCTAGATGCAGAAGCAGCTGGTTGCAAAACAGTTGGTGGACTTGGAATGCTTTTATGGCAAGGTGCTGAGGCATATAAATTATTCACTGGGGAAGACATGCCGGTTTCAGAAGTAAGAGAATTATATTTTAGTTAA
- a CDS encoding MFS transporter → MNAKRFYPTAIALYFTYFIHGIGVSILGQYKQDFAGMWGADKLSDGTFDVSMVIAVIAALGLGRLLTLPISGPFSDKFGRKPSALIGVALYAVYFIGIAFSPNMYIAYAFAFVGGAANSFLDTAVTPSVLEIFTKNGAIANMFTKFSISIGQFVLPFAIGMVAAANMSFRTLFIISMALIVIDGLIIAFMPFPPMNNNVGGEKAKPEKMKFNATSWAIIGIGFTCTATFQLWLNCNQELGKLYGMTDPSKIQSFYSLGTMCAILITAVLVKKFILPVRILIIYPAIATLMLLIIYIVQTPTICLIGGFVIGYAAAGGVLQLAVSTANEFFPTNKGKITSIVMISSSLANYIVLNIASYITKAGGIEGPKYVLLFNVVITIIGILLAIFVNIRYKNESKIATK, encoded by the coding sequence ATGAACGCAAAAAGATTTTATCCAACAGCTATTGCACTTTATTTTACTTATTTTATTCATGGTATTGGGGTATCTATTCTCGGCCAATACAAACAAGATTTTGCTGGAATGTGGGGGGCTGACAAACTTTCTGACGGTACATTTGACGTTAGTATGGTCATTGCCGTTATCGCTGCACTTGGGCTAGGTCGTCTACTTACATTACCGATATCTGGTCCTTTTTCAGATAAATTTGGTCGTAAACCTTCAGCCTTAATCGGCGTCGCTTTATACGCTGTTTACTTTATCGGTATTGCCTTTTCACCAAACATGTATATCGCTTATGCATTTGCTTTTGTCGGAGGAGCTGCAAACTCCTTCTTAGATACGGCTGTAACACCTTCTGTTCTAGAAATTTTCACTAAAAATGGTGCTATTGCCAACATGTTTACGAAATTCTCTATCTCTATCGGGCAATTCGTTTTACCTTTTGCGATTGGGATGGTTGCAGCAGCTAACATGTCTTTCCGTACACTATTCATTATCTCAATGGCTTTAATCGTGATTGATGGTTTAATTATTGCATTTATGCCATTTCCTCCAATGAATAACAATGTTGGTGGCGAAAAAGCAAAACCAGAAAAAATGAAATTCAATGCAACCAGTTGGGCCATTATCGGTATTGGATTTACTTGTACTGCCACTTTCCAACTTTGGCTAAACTGTAACCAGGAACTCGGAAAATTATATGGTATGACCGATCCAAGTAAAATTCAATCATTCTATTCACTTGGTACGATGTGCGCTATTTTAATTACCGCAGTTCTCGTGAAGAAATTTATTTTACCCGTGCGTATTCTCATTATTTATCCAGCAATTGCTACTTTAATGTTGCTTATTATCTACATTGTTCAAACACCTACTATTTGCTTAATCGGTGGGTTCGTTATTGGTTATGCTGCCGCTGGTGGTGTCTTGCAACTAGCTGTATCAACTGCCAACGAATTCTTCCCAACTAACAAAGGGAAAATCACTTCCATTGTGATGATTTCTTCAAGCCTTGCAAACTATATTGTTTTAAACATCGCAAGTTATATTACTAAAGCTGGTGGTATCGAAGGACCAAAATATGTGTTATTATTCAATGTAGTAATAACTATTATTGGAATCTTATTAGCAATCTTTGTTAATATTCGTTATAAAAATGAATCTAAAATTGCAACTAAATAA
- a CDS encoding MFS transporter has protein sequence MKNKYLSTSLGLYMNYFVHGMALIIIAQNIDFLSQKWNTDLAGAAGVVSSFGIGKLLAVFVSGKLSDKFGRKLSVILGVFFYIVFLGGILLSPNTIVAYAFGISAGIANSFLDTGTYPALMEAYPKKAASANIVVKAFVQAGQFLLPFMIAFILANNLWYGWSFIVLIVILLINLLYTLTRTFPPMTVGKPLDFEKEVAKEKQRKIHFSIDEICLILFGFVAQTLLYIMSQWIAKYGSEVVHMTDNASRLLVSYASVGAIICVCVTFVLGNRGVKTLHILITYVTMTMLISFTLFAFPNEIVCLVGAFLLGYFSAGGIIQLGLTLLAEVSARGKGFVTSLYTIAEGIAVFSIPLIAAAISRIDIAAIFLLNSGIALFGLILLLIVFIRKRKFANDAI, from the coding sequence ATGAAAAACAAATATTTATCTACATCACTCGGACTTTATATGAATTATTTCGTTCATGGGATGGCATTAATCATTATTGCTCAAAATATTGATTTTTTATCTCAGAAATGGAATACTGATTTAGCTGGTGCAGCTGGTGTTGTATCCTCGTTTGGGATTGGTAAGTTATTAGCCGTTTTTGTTTCTGGTAAACTTTCAGATAAGTTTGGCCGTAAACTATCTGTTATTCTTGGTGTATTCTTCTATATTGTCTTTTTGGGCGGGATTTTGCTCAGTCCTAATACGATTGTTGCCTATGCGTTTGGTATTTCTGCCGGGATTGCAAACTCATTTTTAGACACGGGGACCTATCCTGCACTTATGGAAGCTTATCCGAAAAAAGCAGCATCTGCAAATATTGTTGTAAAAGCGTTTGTGCAAGCTGGACAGTTCTTACTACCATTTATGATTGCCTTTATTCTGGCAAACAACTTGTGGTATGGTTGGAGTTTTATTGTATTAATTGTTATTTTACTTATCAATCTACTTTATACATTAACTCGTACTTTCCCGCCAATGACTGTTGGAAAGCCACTTGATTTTGAAAAAGAAGTAGCGAAGGAAAAACAACGAAAAATCCACTTTAGTATTGATGAAATTTGCTTGATTTTATTTGGTTTTGTAGCTCAGACGTTACTTTATATTATGAGTCAATGGATTGCCAAATACGGATCCGAAGTGGTTCATATGACAGACAATGCTTCTAGGCTGCTCGTGAGTTATGCTAGTGTTGGGGCGATTATATGCGTGTGCGTTACCTTTGTTTTAGGAAATCGTGGTGTGAAGACACTTCATATTTTAATCACGTATGTAACGATGACCATGCTGATTTCTTTCACCCTCTTTGCATTTCCAAATGAGATTGTCTGTTTAGTAGGCGCTTTCTTACTTGGTTATTTCTCTGCTGGTGGAATTATTCAATTAGGATTAACCTTACTTGCGGAAGTTTCTGCACGGGGAAAAGGGTTCGTTACAAGTCTCTATACAATTGCTGAAGGAATCGCCGTATTTAGTATTCCACTTATTGCAGCTGCCATTTCTCGCATTGATATTGCTGCTATTTTCTTATTAAATTCAGGAATCGCTTTATTTGGACTGATTTTGCTGTTGATTGTATTTATTCGAAAAAGGAAGTTTGCTAACGACGCGATTTAA
- a CDS encoding methylated-DNA--[protein]-cysteine S-methyltransferase, whose protein sequence is MTIMYYDSICFFDAELYLIATEQALIYVGTDKKWLLNATQNTKKLNKYKTAIRAYQNKEIVAFDFPIELTGSNLQMEVFEALKTIPYGETRTYTEIAEQINRPKAVRAVGAAIGKNPLLVIIPCHRVIGKNGKLTGFSGGLSMKESLLDLEKQ, encoded by the coding sequence GTGACGATAATGTATTATGATTCAATATGTTTTTTTGATGCCGAACTTTATCTTATTGCAACCGAGCAGGCACTTATTTATGTAGGTACAGATAAAAAATGGCTTCTGAACGCCACGCAAAATACCAAGAAATTAAATAAATATAAAACCGCCATTCGTGCTTACCAAAATAAAGAAATAGTAGCGTTTGATTTTCCAATCGAGTTAACCGGCAGTAATTTGCAAATGGAAGTTTTTGAAGCATTAAAAACCATCCCATATGGCGAAACAAGAACATACACGGAAATTGCGGAACAAATTAATCGCCCTAAAGCAGTTAGAGCTGTGGGAGCGGCAATCGGAAAAAATCCGTTATTAGTTATCATCCCATGTCATCGCGTCATCGGTAAAAATGGAAAACTAACTGGTTTTAGCGGCGGTTTATCAATGAAAGAGTCGTTATTAGATTTAGAAAAACAATAA
- a CDS encoding bifunctional transcriptional activator/DNA repair enzyme AdaA, translating into MADYYLTKKRWLAISMNDKTADGEFFYGVTSTKIFCYPSCKSRLPKKENILIFKSADEAISHGYRACKRCKSGGATLPDAEWIENIEAYIEENFAKAITLQTIAEDCHGSPYHLHRTFKRITQITPIAFLENVRITYAKKLLQNSALSIEEIGKQSGFPNPSHFSTTFKRQTGLSPNHFRKAYQ; encoded by the coding sequence TTGGCGGATTATTACTTAACCAAAAAACGTTGGTTAGCGATTTCTATGAATGATAAAACGGCAGATGGCGAATTTTTCTATGGTGTAACATCCACTAAAATTTTTTGCTATCCGTCCTGTAAATCACGATTACCTAAAAAAGAAAATATCCTTATTTTTAAAAGTGCTGATGAAGCGATTTCTCATGGTTACCGGGCTTGTAAAAGATGTAAATCTGGTGGCGCAACGCTTCCAGACGCGGAATGGATCGAAAATATTGAAGCGTACATTGAAGAAAACTTCGCAAAAGCTATAACCTTACAAACAATTGCCGAAGATTGTCACGGTAGCCCATATCACTTACACCGTACTTTTAAACGAATCACACAAATCACGCCAATTGCTTTTTTAGAAAATGTGCGGATTACTTATGCAAAAAAACTACTTCAAAATTCCGCTTTATCCATTGAAGAAATCGGCAAACAATCTGGTTTCCCAAATCCCTCTCATTTTTCAACAACATTTAAAAGACAGACCGGTTTATCACCAAATCATTTCCGAAAAGCTTATCAATAA
- a CDS encoding RluA family pseudouridine synthase, whose product MTHITLPIIEDWEGLTLSTILQEKFHLGKKARHEIRMSHDVLLNNKPFDDWNTPLFVGASLSLPVILHEKIDVYEYDLEVIYEDDFLLVVNKPVGMKTHPNDSYETDTCANAVQYYLEQTNQDANALAVHRLDQTTSGLVLFAKNKLAIAGLSWQMENRAIHRTYLAAVDGTWGLVMQTINKPIGEDRHHGSRRQISPYGQPAVTHITVLENDTEKNTSIVECQIETGRTHQIRVHLSGIGHPIIGDTLYGGSPRANRIMLHAEKLHLNHPFKGKEMNFSAPAGDDWVF is encoded by the coding sequence ATGACACATATAACATTACCAATTATTGAAGACTGGGAAGGACTAACGCTCAGTACAATTTTACAAGAAAAATTTCACTTAGGAAAAAAAGCACGACATGAAATTAGAATGTCTCATGATGTTCTACTTAATAACAAGCCTTTTGACGATTGGAATACACCTCTTTTTGTTGGTGCTAGTTTGTCTTTGCCTGTCATTTTGCATGAAAAAATTGATGTGTATGAATATGATTTAGAAGTTATTTATGAGGATGATTTTTTACTCGTCGTTAATAAACCTGTTGGTATGAAAACACATCCAAATGACTCTTATGAAACAGATACTTGTGCGAATGCAGTTCAGTATTATTTAGAACAAACGAACCAAGATGCAAATGCGCTAGCGGTTCATCGTTTAGATCAGACAACTTCTGGTTTGGTTCTTTTTGCTAAAAATAAACTGGCGATTGCTGGACTTTCATGGCAAATGGAAAATCGCGCTATCCACCGGACTTATCTTGCAGCAGTGGATGGTACTTGGGGACTTGTGATGCAGACAATTAATAAGCCAATTGGTGAAGATAGACATCATGGTTCCAGACGTCAAATTAGTCCATATGGCCAGCCTGCTGTCACACATATTACCGTTTTAGAAAATGATACTGAAAAAAATACATCCATTGTCGAATGTCAAATTGAAACTGGCCGGACACACCAAATTCGCGTTCATCTAAGTGGAATTGGTCATCCGATTATTGGTGATACGCTTTACGGTGGTTCTCCGCGTGCCAACCGCATTATGTTACATGCAGAAAAGCTACACCTAAATCATCCATTTAAAGGCAAAGAAATGAATTTTTCTGCGCCCGCTGGTGATGATTGGGTATTTTAA
- a CDS encoding DNA alkylation repair protein produces the protein MRDIQTLFRVNGSHVDAKPMEVYMKNQFTFLGIRAGERKKLLATFLKEQGEPVDLLRLVKILFQEAEREFQYVAIDLLSRYGKKQASEAISVYEELVVHKSWWDTVDGLAGTVISNHFATYPELIPSYNAKWIDGNNIWLARTAILFQLKYKEKTDAELLFSNCEKWLDSKEFFIQKAIGWALRQYAKESPEEVRHFVKNHSLAPLSKREALKHIGEA, from the coding sequence ATGAGGGATATTCAAACACTCTTTCGCGTGAATGGTTCGCATGTAGATGCAAAGCCCATGGAAGTATACATGAAAAATCAATTTACTTTTTTAGGAATTAGAGCAGGTGAACGAAAAAAATTGCTCGCAACATTTTTAAAAGAGCAAGGAGAACCGGTTGATTTGTTAAGGCTAGTAAAAATACTATTTCAAGAAGCAGAGCGTGAATTTCAATATGTGGCGATTGATTTACTTAGTCGTTACGGAAAAAAACAAGCAAGTGAGGCTATTTCGGTATATGAAGAATTAGTTGTGCATAAATCTTGGTGGGATACAGTAGATGGGTTAGCAGGAACAGTAATAAGTAATCATTTTGCGACGTATCCTGAACTTATTCCTAGTTATAATGCGAAATGGATTGATGGGAATAATATTTGGCTAGCGCGGACGGCAATTTTATTTCAACTCAAGTATAAAGAAAAAACAGATGCAGAACTATTATTTTCAAATTGTGAAAAATGGCTAGATTCTAAGGAGTTCTTTATTCAAAAAGCCATTGGTTGGGCGCTTCGTCAATACGCAAAAGAAAGCCCAGAGGAAGTCCGACATTTTGTGAAAAACCATTCACTTGCCCCGCTTAGTAAAAGAGAAGCGCTCAAGCATATCGGGGAGGCGTAA
- a CDS encoding aldo/keto reductase — translation MTKTLQDRMILPGDVSIPYIGLGVFQVTEQEFIAGAVEKAIEVGYRLFDTAAVYNNEAIVGQAIVDSAISREELFISSKVWNGDLGYDETLFAFERTLKNLKLDYLDLYLIHWPVAGKYRDSWRAMERLQDEKLIKSIGVANFKQHHLSDLLVAANQKPVLNQVETHPLLPQNDLRKYLAEQNIAHAAWSPLAKGILMQNPVINAIAKKHGAFVDQVILQWHLNRNTIIFPKSITSTRIEENAQLSYFQLDASDMEKMDRLETGKRVGPDPDDLEYFLSSIERERAFLTGEKSE, via the coding sequence TTGACAAAAACATTACAAGACAGAATGATTTTACCTGGAGATGTATCGATTCCTTATATTGGGCTTGGTGTCTTCCAAGTGACAGAGCAAGAATTCATCGCTGGTGCTGTAGAAAAGGCTATTGAGGTTGGTTACCGGTTATTTGATACAGCAGCAGTTTATAATAATGAGGCAATCGTAGGGCAAGCCATTGTCGATAGTGCTATTTCACGCGAAGAGCTATTTATTAGTTCGAAAGTTTGGAACGGTGATCTCGGTTACGACGAAACTCTATTTGCATTTGAACGAACTTTGAAAAATTTAAAGTTGGACTATTTGGACTTATATTTAATTCATTGGCCAGTAGCAGGAAAGTATCGCGATTCTTGGCGAGCGATGGAACGTTTACAAGATGAAAAATTGATTAAATCTATTGGTGTTGCCAATTTTAAACAACATCATTTAAGTGATTTATTAGTTGCGGCAAACCAAAAGCCAGTATTAAATCAGGTTGAGACGCATCCACTTTTGCCGCAAAATGACTTAAGGAAATATTTAGCAGAACAAAATATTGCGCATGCTGCATGGTCCCCACTTGCAAAGGGAATTTTAATGCAAAATCCAGTTATTAATGCAATTGCAAAAAAACATGGCGCCTTTGTTGATCAGGTGATTTTACAATGGCATTTAAATCGAAATACGATTATTTTTCCAAAATCCATCACGTCTACCCGAATTGAAGAAAACGCCCAGTTATCTTATTTTCAATTGGATGCAAGTGATATGGAAAAAATGGATCGTTTGGAAACGGGGAAACGAGTTGGTCCAGATCCAGATGATTTAGAATATTTTTTAAGTAGTATTGAACGGGAACGTGCCTTTTTGACGGGCGAGAAATCCGAATGA
- a CDS encoding DUF47 domain-containing protein — protein MAFKNKKDRFASLLHDIAVNLHEGANFFATYNINSVEDLHTFSNKIKEYETAGDSMVHKMIMELNDAFITPIEREDMLELTNRLDDVMDALDETAFSLEICQITHYDEYMTKFIQAIQASTVEIEKAVDLVFDKKLKDVRKLAIQIKDYESQCDDVYRESLIQLFQNEKDPIKLIRLREVYEKLEDIADSCQSVANTLESIVMKNA, from the coding sequence ATGGCTTTTAAAAACAAAAAAGACCGTTTTGCTTCGTTGTTACATGACATTGCAGTAAATTTACATGAAGGTGCGAATTTTTTTGCAACGTATAACATCAATTCGGTGGAGGACTTACATACTTTCTCGAATAAAATCAAAGAATATGAAACAGCTGGGGATTCCATGGTTCACAAAATGATTATGGAATTGAACGATGCTTTTATTACACCAATCGAACGCGAGGATATGTTAGAACTTACCAATCGCCTAGACGATGTAATGGATGCACTTGATGAAACAGCTTTTTCACTAGAAATCTGCCAAATCACTCATTATGATGAATACATGACTAAATTTATCCAAGCGATTCAAGCAAGCACTGTTGAAATTGAAAAAGCAGTTGACCTTGTTTTTGATAAAAAATTAAAAGATGTTCGTAAACTTGCGATTCAAATTAAAGATTACGAATCCCAGTGTGATGATGTTTACCGCGAATCACTTATCCAACTTTTCCAAAATGAAAAAGATCCAATCAAACTTATTCGTCTAAGAGAAGTTTATGAAAAATTAGAAGACATTGCTGATAGTTGTCAAAGTGTTGCTAACACGCTTGAATCAATTGTCATGAAAAATGCGTAA